The genomic stretch GGCGAGCCCGTATTCGGGTTCCTCGCTGAGAATCACGAGGATGCTTTGCTGGAATGCAGTTAAGTCATGTACGGTCGGATTATCGGTTTTACGAGACGATTGTGCCTCTGACATGGTGTGAATTATGACAGCACAGCCAACCAGATAATACTTTCTTTTGCATTCTGAAAAGAAAAATCCGATGTAGATACTATAGTGATTATTACCTCGAAGTGACGTACACCAGTTTTGCCTTCAGTAAGGCTATTTGCTAGTGGATTTGTATTGAGTTTTCAGTAAATAAAAATAGAAATATGATTATATTTATATACCTCATGATCAGGCGATTCGACCTACTTCTCGTCCAGTTTCATCGTTCCAAGATCGATCAGTGCCCCTCAGAGAACCCAGTTGCTCATCTCGAATTCGCCAGTGAACTCTTGTTCAACGCCTGTGGATCTCTGCCGTCGACATTGGCTGCTGATCTCGCTGTTCTTTGCTACGCAGAGCGAGGTATCCCTAGCAGTAGAGACACTGCGTAGGCGATCTATAGATGATATCTGATAAGACGTGAGAGATCTCTACTCACTACCCACCCGTGGCCTCTCCCCTCACTCAAATATAGTCGGCGAAGTTTAATTATAGCCATAATGACTATTACTACAGAGTTACATGTTTGGTATATGGAACGTAGACGGTTCATTGCGGCATCGGCAGCAACGATCGGCTCAGGCGCCATGCTTGCGGGATGTATAGGTATTCAAGACACAGAACCAACTGATAACTCAGATGATGAGAGCGACGAATCTAGCAGTACGGAACCAGAAGAACAGGAGCCTGAGCCGGAACCGGAAGGTGGTGATGGAGAACCGTTCTATCACTACGACCTCGATATCCACGACGAGCGCGAAAACGGGCAGCCAGTATGGATCGACCAGAACGAACGAATGTACGGCCGGAACGGACTCGACGTGATCGTCAGCGATGACTGGTGGGAAACGACTGACGTTCTGTACTCCTTTGACGACCGCGAGGAAGGACGAGTCGAGACGGTTATCGTCCCTGACAGCGGCACCATCATCGTCGCTGTCGGTGGCCGAGACAAAACCGGCGGACGAGTCTATCGACTGACCGACGATCTCAATGACCATAAAGAACTCTTCCAGTTCGAGTATGGTCGGGTCTCAAACAGCATGGGTCACGCTGTTCATGACGACGTGATCGTCATCTCCTGTTATGGGCGATCGGATTACGAGGCAGATCTCCATCCCGATGAGGTGATCCTTTCGACCGATGGAGGCGAGAGCTTCGAGAAGGTGCTTGACGTGTCGCTCAACACGACTGACGCAGCGAACCATCACGTTCATGACGTCGAATACGATCCGTATGCTGAGCGAATCTGGGTGGCTCACGGCGACCACGGCAACTCCCAACTCTTCTGGAGTGACGATCACGGAGAGTCCTGGGAGGAGATCGATGAACAGGGAGCGATCACGATGGTGACACAGGTCGCCGCCTTCGAAGACTGTGTGGTACTGGGAACCGACGGCACTCCAGAAGGCATCATGCGATGGGAACGCGAGAGTGCAAACGATGAACCCGAGCAGGCAAGCGATTTCGAACGGGTTCACGTCCAGATCCAGACCGATCCTGACGACGATACGATGGAGATGTACGCACGTCGTCGGTGGCATATTCGTGAGGACGACGGTCGGGAGCTCTGTATCATACCCTTCGGTTATTCTCCGATGCACGACACCGCCGAGGATTCGGTCGTGCTTGCAAGTGTTGACGGCGATGAGTGGTACGAACTTCATCGAACCGAAACCCGAGAGATTCTACTGACGAACATCATGGGTCCACTCTCGATGGACGGCGATCTCAGAACGCTCGTTTCGGACAGCAATCAGGGGGATGGCTATCAGATCGATGCCACAGTACCGACGTTCTGGGAATGAGATCCTCTCGTACCTAAAGAAGCGGGAGTTCACGAGATATTACGGGAATGAATTTACTAAATATAATAGGAAAGATTATATTATTTCGATCTAATGCTGTAGTATAGTATGCCTCGTAGCGACTCCGAATATGCGAGAATTGTCTCCGAACATGTCCCAAACGAAGCGAATCGGTATCGCTGGCACATCCTTCGATATCTCAGTATGTGTACCTACCCCGCCGGACTCACTGAAATCAGTGAATATGTCGGATCACAGGTCGGGACTCAGTCTCCGGCCGTGAGGAAAACGATTCGTGAGCGGGATGTGCCGGCCTTAGAGAGATGTGGGTCTATCAAATACGACCCCGAATCCAGATTAGTCTGTCTACAGAATGAGGAGGGATCGCTTGCGGACAATGTCCGACCAGCACTCGCTGCAGGGGTGATTTCACATCTAAAACCCCTCCGACTCGCTCGATTCGTTCATCACACTAAAGCCAAAGAAAACAGTCATTAAATATACCATTCCTTAGTTAGAAATACACTTCGCACTCGAATGGCATCTAATTGAACCCGTTAGCAGACACGTGAATATGGGTACAGGATGGCGACGGAACTCCACTCCTAGTCCGAAACACTGCTCCAACCGCTTTCGGAGGGCGGCGTCCCACCGCTCTGTCGCCAGTCAACTACCCAAGCTCGCGAGACATATGTAACTGCTCGAATCGGCCAGAAAGCCTATGCCATGCGCACCAGTAGCATAGATTGGCGAGGCCCCCCCTAAACTCGCCAGCTTCATCAGCATGGTTGTTGAGCCCGTCAATTAGGGACCTGCCCTTAAGGCCGGGGCAGGTTACCCCATGAGCTAAGTTACCTGTCCTCATAGTATAGCGTGGCGGACGTGGTAACTCGTCAGTGCTGTCAGGGTCGCCCAGCAACCCCTGGGCGACTTCCGTGTTCTCCTGTTGATGGTCAAGTCATACGGTCTGAACCAAGCACGTACCCGTATCATGCAAGCCAATAAGCTAAGTCATGTAAGATACTCTCAACCATTGGCGATCTTCCCCCACCCCTGATCGCCATGGTTAGTGCTGTTGTTCAACCTATCCGCCTTGGATAGGTTTCTGCGGAAACCTGGTGTGCACAGAACATGGGATATTGAGAGTAGAGTAAAACCACAAATAGGATAT from Halalkalicoccus tibetensis encodes the following:
- a CDS encoding glycosyl hydrolase; the protein is MERRRFIAASAATIGSGAMLAGCIGIQDTEPTDNSDDESDESSSTEPEEQEPEPEPEGGDGEPFYHYDLDIHDERENGQPVWIDQNERMYGRNGLDVIVSDDWWETTDVLYSFDDREEGRVETVIVPDSGTIIVAVGGRDKTGGRVYRLTDDLNDHKELFQFEYGRVSNSMGHAVHDDVIVISCYGRSDYEADLHPDEVILSTDGGESFEKVLDVSLNTTDAANHHVHDVEYDPYAERIWVAHGDHGNSQLFWSDDHGESWEEIDEQGAITMVTQVAAFEDCVVLGTDGTPEGIMRWERESANDEPEQASDFERVHVQIQTDPDDDTMEMYARRRWHIREDDGRELCIIPFGYSPMHDTAEDSVVLASVDGDEWYELHRTETREILLTNIMGPLSMDGDLRTLVSDSNQGDGYQIDATVPTFWE